The following are encoded in a window of Loxodonta africana isolate mLoxAfr1 chromosome Y, mLoxAfr1.hap2, whole genome shotgun sequence genomic DNA:
- the LOC135229013 gene encoding E3 ubiquitin-protein ligase RNF113A-like — protein MAEHLSPGKTGDQVCTFLFKKPGRKGATGRRKRPVCNRDPGESSSSSEEGSTVVRPEKKRTTHNPMVQKTRSSGKQKVAHGDGSSEEENELESVGVDYTSTRSAGPVGPEDMGATAVHELDTEKERDAQGIFERGQKIQEELRGKEGDKIHRGINNYQKYVKPKDTSMGSVSSGMVRKGPVRAPEHLRATVRWDYQPDICKDYRETGFCGFGDTCKFLHDRSDYKHGWQIERELDEGRYGVYGDENYEVGSDDEEIPFKCLICRQTFQNPVVTKCRHYFCESCALQHFRTTPRCYVCDRQTNGVFSPAKKVIAKLERNRAAGEDGASDFPEDPDEGPIPVI, from the coding sequence ATGGCAGAGCACCTTTCTCCAGGAAAGACGGGAGACCAGGTGTGCACCTTCCTTTTCAAAAAGCCTGGACGAAAAGGTGCTACAGGCCGCAGGAAGCGCCCCGTCTGCAACCGAGATCCCGgagaaagcagcagcagcagtgaggAAGGCAGCACTGTGGTTCGCCCGGAAAAGAAGCGGACGACCCACAATCCGATGGTACAGAAGACGCGTAGCAGCGGTAAACAAAAGGTGGCTCACGGCGACGGGAGCAGCGAGGAGGAGAATGAGCTCGAGAGTGTTGGCGTGGACTACACGTCCACTCGCTCAGCGGGACCCGTGGGGCCAGAGGATATGGGTGCAACCGCTGTCCACGAGCTAGACACAGAGAAAGAGCGTGACGCACAAGGCATCTTTGAGCGCGGCCAGAAGATCCAGGAGGAGCTGAGGGGCAAGGAGGGTGACAAGATCCATCGGGGAATCAACAATTATCAGAAATACGTGAAGCCCAAGGATACGTCTATGGGCAGTGTCTCCTCGGGGATGGTCAGGAAGGGCCCCGTCCGAGCTCCGGAGCATCTACGTGCCACGGTGCGCTGGGATTACCAGCCCGACATTTGTAAGGACTACAGAGAGACTGGCTTCTGCGGCTTCGGAGACACCTGCAAGTTCCTCCATGATCGTTCAGATTACAAGCATGGGTGGCAGATCGAACGTGAGCTTGATGAAGGTCGCTATGGTGTCTATGGCGACGAAAACTACGAAGTGGGAAGTGACGACGAGGAAATACCATTCAAGTGTCTCATCTGTCGCCAGACCTTCCAAAACCCAGTTGTCACCAAGTGCAGGCATTATTTCTGCGAGAGCTGTGCGCTGCAGCATTTCCGCACCACCCCACGTTGCTATGTCTGCGACCGGCAGACCAATGGCGTCTTCAGTCCAGCGAAAAAAGTGATTGCCAAACTGGAGAGGAATCGAGCTGCTGGAGAGGATGGTGCTTCCGATTTCCCAGAAGACCCCGATGAGGGTCCAATTCCCGTTATTTAA